In Cryptomeria japonica chromosome 1, Sugi_1.0, whole genome shotgun sequence, the sequence ATTGTTTACTCTCATGGCTTCTAAACAACTATGCTACCTCAGGCCGCCTTTCCATCTTCACTCCACGGGTCTCTGATCAACCCGCAACACAAGCTTGGCACTGGTCTTGAGACAGAGCACGGTTTTAGCAGTAAAtatagacatgttgatgttgatttggaACCATAGGGTCAATTTACCTCTCCTATTGGAATGACAGCTGCACTGAGTAAAAATATTTGTCCGCTTTGCATACATTTCTGGATTATCAAGCAGCACATAATTATGTCTCTGAAGATGCAAATGGTGAAACCTGGGAAGGGGAAGAATATGAGCATGCCAGGGCCTTGAATGTCGATAGAACCTATCTTAAATTCAAGAAGAGGCTTGACTGGTACCCAGAGCAATGCATCAGATATTGCTTTGGTGCTCAGCCGCTGTTGGCAAATAAAGATCAAGAGCTATTCAGGAACCAGAGGAGTTGGCGATGGGGAAACAGAATGGCTTGTCGTAGAGGAAGCCACTATTATTCAATATGAAACATGATTCTTTATttccaatttcacatttggttAGTTAATTGTCAAATTATACGGCAGAAGCAATTTTTCCAAGGATGGGGTTTTTAATTTCCCCAAAAATTATCAATCTTTCAACTGGGCAAAAATATTCACCATTTGCTTGGAGAGCCACAGGTTTGAATGTGCAGCATTTTCAATAATGGAACATTGCTCTATATcttcatcaaatctcaaatcagCAGGATAATCTCAAATCAGCAGGATAATTTTTACTATAAACACAGTCCGAAGAGCTATTCGGCACATCATTGGTGTAGAGCTTCTTGGTGGAAAGAATAAACTCAGTGGGCCTGGCTATGATTGAATTGCAAAGGGATCCTAATATATCAAATTCCATGCAGCCGACTATAGCGACAGTAAATTTGCAGCCAATTGATCAGAATCTCTGGGATTCAATTGTGTTACTAATTGTACCTTTCTGGATAAGCAGTCTTCAACTGGTGATTAGTCTTGTATGTTGAAGTTCTATGTCTAGATACTTGATGCCAAAGCTATTGTATCTAGAGATTGCCAAAGATTAGTGTTGTTTATCTTCAGGTTTTGGTATAACGATGGGTGATAATCCTTTGTAATCACTTGTTCAGAATAtctaaatatatgtaaatattagGGACGATGCTGGGTTTTCTTCACTGATTCTTTCCCAGTTGACCTCATTGATTCAGATTAATAAATAATATTGTGGCTTGCCAAAAAAATTCTATAAATAACTACCAATGAAGACATTTAAAAATCAGGaattatgcaatttttttattttcatatgacaaaaaaaattatattaaattatatgaaACGTAGATGAATTTTAAATATTtctctttccattttttattttagcTCATCATTCACAAACCTCCATTTTCTCTTCGACCTGAAGAAAACCTTAAGCTAAATCTTTTAATGTTAGTAGCTCCAAATTACAAAACTTCAAAGTGTACATACTGAGCTATCATTGAACAATTGTTAAAGACATCTGAACTACAAAATCTTAACTGGGAACAGTCGCTTACATTTACACCAAAAAGAAGAGTTTGTAATGAACGGTATTACAAAAAAATAATTGTAACACGAAAAAAAATAGAGTTCTGTAGAGCAAAGTATTTGCAGTAGAGAGTACACAAAATAAATCTCCGTTACACGCAGAATATTTTATCATTAAATTTTTAACTATTTACTTGTAATTGCAGAATTACACACTCTTTATACTGAAACTGAGACCAAGAAAACTGTTTATGGAGCTTACAACAGTctctaaaaagaaaggaaaaattaaATTCCGCTAGCATGCATCTATTATATATCGTTTAAAATTGTGCGCCTCATACTAATTTAAGCACTTATATGCAAGAAAATAAACCTGAAAATACTGCAACctgatttcttttaaaaaaaaacttaattgaAAAAAGGAGCTCTCAAACTGTTAGTGCAGGCATCATTTATCAAAAGAAATTGAGTAGCCGGAGGTGCCTCAGCTCCGTTTGACACGCCTTCCACATTTCTGGTCCATCCAGAAAGCATTTCGATGACCTGCCTCATGGAAGCTCTCAAACCCGGGTCTTGCTGAAGACAAAATAATGCTGTTCTCACCATAGTTTCCACCTCTTCCATGTTAACGATTCCATTCAATTTTGTAACCACTACATCCTCTAAAAGCTTTCCCTCCTCCATCTTCTCAGATACACATTGCACCAAATTCCTTGATTGATCGGATGCATCTCTGTCGATTACGATCTCCAAGAGCACAATCCCAAAACTATATACATCCGCATTCGCTTTGATGGGAAGGTTAATCACCCATTTAGGAGCCACATATCCCCGAGTTCCATGAACTTTAGAGGAGGAGAAAACTCGCTCTCTGTTCAGGAGCTTTACTAGTCCGAAGTCAGATATGTTGGGACTAAATTTCCCGTCCAAAAGTATGTTTTGAGGTTTCACATCGCAATGGAGAATCCATTCCAAGCATTCTTCATGAAGGTAAGCCAATCCTTTTGCCGTGCCCACTGCAACCGTAAACATTTCCTTCCAGCCCAAGGATTCACTTTCTGTGAACAGTTGCTTGTCCAGCGACCCGTTCTCAACAAACTCATAAACAAGTAATATCTGTTGCCCCTCTGCACAGAAGACATACATGCGAGCCCAATTTATGTGGTTAAATCTGCCAATCATACTTACCTCTGCCCAGAATTGCTCCTCGCTCTGAGATACTCCTCCTAGTCGTTTCACCGGCACGACCTTCTCATCAACCAAAAGCCCTTTGCAGATGCTTCCAAAACTTCCCTTTCTGAGCTTTATCGTGAATTTGTTAGTAGCTTTTTTCAGCTCTGTAAAACTAAACTTCTTGAATCCCATTGGGATGGTGGAATACCCTTGATGATCAAAATAAAAGCTATCGTTATGTGCTCTGAACATGCACCACCAGCCCAACGTGATGCAAACAATTTCTACTAACCCAAACGCAACAGCTAACCCCAGTGGAGAATTGATAACACTCCTCTTTTTGGGTGTGTTGAAATTGCTACTATCAGATCTGCTGCAGTTAAGCCTGATCTCTCTACTAATTGTAGAATCTAGAAGTGAGAAATCGCTGCTGGAGACCTTAATATACATTTCTGTGCTTACAGCAGGTGATCGATATCCATAGAGAAGTTGGCCTTTTTGGTAGCATCTTCCCCCGCCGACGGGAACGTAGCTAAAACCAACACATTCGCTATCATCAATGCACAACCTCTTACACTCTTCAGTAGTGAGCCCAGTCATGTATGGTCTGAGATCGTTGGCCCAATAATCTCTGTGAGAGAGATAAATGAACTGCGCAGCAAATCTGTGTGAGAGTGATAAATGAACTGTGCAGCACTGGATCCGAGATCCGCAAGTTCCACATTTCGCTCACAGCCCTTAAATCTGTAGGCGGGATCCTTCTTGTGGAAACCTGGGGGACAAGTACAAGTAGCTTCAGGGTTGTAAATACATAATCCGTTGATTCCTCACAATCCATGAACGAAGCACTCACTGGGAAGTGCTACCCAAGAAATGTTCCAGACACCTTTATCACCCAGCAATGTGTATAATCTTAGATTGCCATTAGAATCTGAGGTTAATCTTCTTTTAAGGTTTAGGCCATAATCCCAGGTGATGAAACTAAAGTTGTCGCTAGATTTGAAGCCACCAAACTCATCCGAAATTGCATAACGGCTGACATTGAATACTGATCTTGCATCGTAGGCAGAAGGCTACTTAGTGGAGACTACATATGAATTTGGAAACCTTAATTGAAGAAGGTTGTAGTAGTCAAAATAAAGACGATAGTATCGTGAGGTAATAGGATCTGTGCCCAACTTGTATACCATCTGAGGATTCCCTATGAGAGGCTGATGGGGAAGAAGAGTGTCtgttggaaacttgattttttCCCAAACGGTCAATCCTGAAGAATTTAGCAGAACAAGATTTCCTAATTCCAGGAGAACAGCCTTTTTTACATCCAAGTTGTTGCTAGTCTTGTGGGTTTGCCATACAGTGCTTCCATTTGCACCGGACAGAAGCAAGTTTCCGTCAGTTTGCAGATGAAGACAGGAATCCCTTCCACTCACAGGTTGGTCTGTGTTTGCTGTCCAAACAAGGGTTAGATTCACTGTATGCGTGTACCATACGTCTAATGCATATGCGTTAACACCCACTTCATTAAACTCTGGAGAAACTGTCTGATTGGGAGACACCAAACACGATGTGTTTTGTTGAGGAATAAGAAATCCTTCGAGGCTTGGCTTATCTAATTTATTT encodes:
- the LOC131065281 gene encoding putative receptor protein kinase ZmPK1, with the protein product MTGLTTEECKRLCIDDSECVGFSYVPVGGGRCYQKGQLLYGYRSPAVSTEMYIKVSSSDFSLLDSTISREIRLNCSRSDSSNFNTPKKRSVINSPLGLAVAFGLVEIVCITLGWWCMFRAHNDSFYFDHQGYSTIPMGFKKFSFTELKKATNKFTIKLRKGSFGSICKGLLVDEKVVPVKRLGGVSQSEEQFWAEVSMIGRFNHINWARMYVFCAEGQQILLVYEFVENGSLDKQLFTESESLGWKEMFTVAVGTAKGLAYLHEECLEWILHCDVKPQNILLDGKFSPNISDFGLVKLLNRERVFSSSKVHGTRGYVAPKWVINLPIKANADVYSFGIVLLEIVIDRDASDQSRNLVQCVSEKMEEGKLLEDVVVTKLNGIVNMEEVETMVRTALFCLQQDPGLRASMRQVIEMLSGWTRNVEGVSNGAEAPPATQFLLINDACTNSLRAPFFN